A single Phycisphaerales bacterium DNA region contains:
- the folP gene encoding dihydropteroate synthase yields the protein MAFWRLSPSKQIDLTAPCVMAILNITPDSFSDGGRLMVPHQAADAAAAAVGAGARVLDIGGESTRPGAAPVSADEQMQRVVPAIMAIRGRGGALAEVAITVDTTSAAVAEAALSAGADAVNDQSAGLDDAEMLKLCAARGCGIVLMHRARRAAEDSYSDQYQQPPHYHDLVAEVAGFLRGRAEAALAAGIGREQIVLDPGLGFGKSVEHNLELIRGTGALAALGYPVLSGLSRKSFTGRVSLNRDSQPSERLAGTLALSVLHQHHGASVFRVHDVPEHVAALNAASRLAASHLNPK from the coding sequence ATGGCCTTCTGGCGACTCTCCCCCTCCAAACAGATCGACCTCACTGCCCCCTGCGTGATGGCGATCCTCAACATCACGCCCGACAGCTTCAGTGACGGCGGGCGGTTGATGGTGCCGCACCAGGCGGCGGATGCGGCGGCGGCGGCCGTGGGCGCGGGGGCGCGGGTGCTGGACATCGGCGGGGAGTCGACGCGTCCCGGTGCGGCGCCGGTGTCGGCCGATGAGCAGATGCAGCGGGTGGTGCCCGCGATCATGGCGATCCGCGGGCGCGGCGGGGCGCTGGCGGAGGTGGCGATCACGGTGGACACCACCAGCGCGGCGGTCGCGGAGGCGGCCCTCAGCGCGGGGGCGGACGCGGTGAACGACCAGTCGGCCGGGCTGGATGACGCGGAGATGCTGAAGCTGTGCGCGGCCCGCGGGTGCGGGATCGTGCTGATGCACCGAGCGCGGAGGGCGGCGGAAGATTCGTACTCGGACCAGTACCAGCAGCCCCCCCACTACCACGACTTGGTCGCCGAGGTGGCTGGGTTCCTGCGCGGGCGGGCGGAGGCGGCGCTCGCGGCCGGGATCGGGCGCGAGCAGATCGTTCTCGACCCCGGGCTGGGGTTCGGCAAGAGCGTGGAGCACAACCTTGAGCTGATCCGCGGCACGGGCGCGCTGGCGGCGCTGGGCTACCCCGTGCTCAGCGGCCTCTCGCGCAAGAGTTTCACCGGGCGCGTGAGCCTCAACCGCGACTCGCAGCCATCGGAGCGGCTGGCGGGAACGCTGGCGCTGAGCGTGCTGCACCAACACCACGGGGCCTCGGTGTTCCGGGTCCACGATGTGCCGGAGCATGTGGCCGCCCTGAACGCGGCAAGCCGGTTGGCAGCTTCTCACCTGAACCCTAAGTGA